A genomic window from Streptococcus sanguinis includes:
- the yidD gene encoding membrane protein insertion efficiency factor YidD, whose amino-acid sequence MKKLLIAPVRFYQRFISPAFPPSCRFRPTCSNYMIEAIQKHGAKGVLMGLARILRCHPWSQSGEDPVPDHFSLRRNYSRKREWDRNR is encoded by the coding sequence ATAAAGAAACTGCTTATTGCTCCTGTCCGCTTTTATCAACGCTTCATATCGCCTGCTTTCCCTCCATCTTGCCGCTTTCGGCCCACCTGCTCTAACTATATGATAGAAGCTATCCAGAAGCATGGAGCCAAAGGTGTCCTAATGGGCTTGGCGCGCATTCTCCGCTGTCATCCCTGGTCTCAGTCGGGAGAGGATCCTGTACCAGACCATTTCAGTTTGAGAAGAAATTATTCAAGAAAAAGAGAGTGGGACAGAAATCGGTAA
- a CDS encoding TrkH family potassium uptake protein, whose translation MNRSMIRYLLAKLLLIEAALLIVPIIVALIYGEPLKVFLSIGATMAILLVLGGIGSYFKPKDLHIYAKEGVLIVALCWILWSFFGALPFVFSGQIPDLIDAFFEISSGFTTTGATILNDVGVLSHSLLFWRSFTHLIGGMGVLVFALAIMDNAKNGHLEVMKAEVPGPVFGKVVSKLKSTAQILYIIYLALFAIFALLYFLAGMPLFDSLVIAMGTAGTGGFTVYNDGIAHYNSSLITYLVSFGVLAFGVNFNLYYYLLIRKFKACFEDEELKGYLWIVFLSTALIAFNVFHLYQGFAKSVEISFFQVANVITTTGFGYGDTVKWPLFSQVILLLLMCIGGSAGSTAGGFKVIRGIIMSRIAKNQILSTLSPNRVLTLHVNGAVIDKDTQHKVLKYLAVYILITLALIFIVSLDNNNFMTVVSGVLSCFNNIGPMIGTTDNFSIFSPFSKLLLAFAMIGGRLEIYPILLLFLPKTWSRR comes from the coding sequence ATGAATAGATCTATGATTCGCTACCTGCTGGCAAAATTACTGCTGATTGAGGCGGCACTGCTGATTGTGCCCATTATCGTAGCTCTAATCTACGGTGAGCCTTTAAAGGTCTTTCTCTCTATCGGGGCAACCATGGCCATCCTGCTAGTTTTAGGTGGAATAGGCTCTTATTTCAAGCCCAAGGACCTGCATATCTACGCCAAGGAAGGGGTCCTAATTGTAGCCCTTTGCTGGATTCTCTGGTCCTTCTTCGGAGCCCTGCCCTTTGTTTTTTCCGGGCAGATTCCAGACCTTATTGATGCTTTCTTTGAGATCAGCTCTGGCTTTACAACCACGGGAGCGACTATCCTTAACGATGTCGGCGTTCTCTCCCATTCGCTGCTCTTCTGGCGCAGCTTTACTCACTTAATCGGAGGGATGGGAGTGCTGGTCTTTGCCTTAGCTATTATGGACAATGCTAAAAATGGTCACTTGGAGGTCATGAAAGCAGAAGTTCCGGGCCCAGTCTTTGGCAAGGTCGTGTCTAAGCTCAAGAGTACGGCTCAGATTCTTTACATCATCTATCTGGCTCTCTTTGCTATCTTTGCTCTGCTTTATTTCCTAGCGGGCATGCCCCTCTTTGATAGTCTCGTCATTGCCATGGGAACTGCTGGCACAGGAGGATTCACCGTTTATAATGACGGTATCGCCCACTATAACAGCTCGCTGATTACTTATCTAGTCAGCTTTGGAGTTTTAGCTTTCGGGGTCAACTTCAATCTCTACTATTACTTGCTGATTCGTAAGTTTAAAGCTTGCTTTGAAGATGAGGAGCTCAAGGGCTATCTCTGGATTGTCTTTCTTTCCACAGCCTTGATTGCCTTTAATGTCTTCCATCTCTATCAAGGCTTTGCCAAGAGCGTGGAGATTTCCTTCTTCCAGGTAGCCAATGTCATCACAACAACTGGATTTGGCTATGGCGATACAGTCAAATGGCCGCTCTTTTCTCAAGTTATCCTGCTCCTGCTCATGTGTATCGGGGGCTCAGCTGGATCAACAGCTGGGGGATTTAAGGTCATTCGGGGGATTATCATGTCCCGCATTGCTAAAAATCAGATTCTATCTACCTTATCACCTAATCGCGTCCTGACCTTGCATGTCAATGGTGCGGTCATTGACAAGGATACTCAGCATAAGGTACTGAAATACTTAGCCGTTTATATCTTGATTACTCTAGCTCTCATTTTCATTGTCAGCTTGGATAATAATAATTTCATGACGGTTGTCAGCGGGGTTCTCTCTTGCTTCAACAATATCGGCCCCATGATTGGGACGACAGATAATTTTTCTATCTTTAGTCCTTTTTCCAAACTGTTGCTGGCCTTTGCTATGATTGGCGGTCGCTTGGAAATCTACCCGATTCTCCTGCTCTTCCTGCCTAAGACTTGGTCTAGAAGATAG
- a CDS encoding segregation/condensation protein B, whose protein sequence is MSKLAEIEALLFVAGEDGLKVHQLAEILSLPPTGVIQSLEKLAEQYEANPDSSLTLLETSKTYKLVTKPEFAEILRAYSRAPINQSLSRAALETLSIIAYKQPITRVEIDDIRGVNSSGALAKLLAFELVREDGKKEVIGRPNLYVTTDYFLDYMGINHLDELPIVEETELVAEESQLFIERTDIDENQ, encoded by the coding sequence ATGAGTAAGTTAGCAGAGATTGAAGCCCTGCTTTTTGTGGCGGGAGAAGATGGACTCAAGGTTCATCAATTGGCAGAAATCCTTTCTTTGCCGCCGACCGGTGTCATTCAGAGTTTGGAGAAGCTGGCTGAGCAATATGAAGCAAATCCAGACTCTAGCCTGACCCTGCTGGAAACCTCAAAGACATACAAGCTGGTCACAAAGCCAGAGTTTGCTGAGATTCTGCGGGCCTATTCGAGGGCTCCGATCAATCAAAGTCTGTCGCGGGCAGCGCTGGAGACCTTGTCTATCATTGCCTATAAACAGCCGATTACAAGGGTGGAAATAGATGACATCCGCGGGGTTAATTCCAGCGGTGCTTTGGCTAAGCTCTTGGCTTTTGAACTGGTTCGAGAGGATGGCAAAAAAGAGGTCATTGGCCGGCCAAATCTCTATGTGACAACGGATTATTTCTTAGACTATATGGGAATTAATCACCTAGATGAGTTGCCGATTGTCGAAGAAACAGAGCTAGTTGCTGAAGAAAGCCAGCTCTTTATTGAAAGGACAGATATCGATGAGAATCAATAA
- a CDS encoding tRNA (cytidine(34)-2'-O)-methyltransferase, whose product MWLFFYLKKNTRKNILIMKNHIVLFEPQIPQNTGNIARTCAATNSPLHIIKPMGFPIDDRKMKRAGLDYWDKLDITYYESLDDFMEQMDGSLYLISKFAEKVYSEENFAAEGSHYFMFGREDKGLPEEFMRRHPEKALRIPMNDQHVRSLNVSNAVCMIVYEALRQQNFAGLDLVHEYEADKLK is encoded by the coding sequence GTGTGGCTATTTTTTTATCTAAAGAAAAATACTAGGAAAAATATTCTTATTATGAAAAATCATATCGTTCTTTTTGAGCCTCAGATTCCGCAGAATACCGGCAATATTGCCCGTACTTGCGCCGCGACTAATTCGCCGCTTCACATCATCAAACCCATGGGTTTTCCCATTGATGACCGCAAGATGAAGCGGGCGGGATTGGACTATTGGGATAAGCTGGATATCACCTATTATGAGAGTTTAGACGATTTTATGGAGCAGATGGACGGTAGTCTGTATCTGATTTCTAAGTTTGCAGAGAAGGTCTATTCTGAGGAAAATTTTGCAGCAGAAGGTTCGCACTATTTTATGTTTGGTCGTGAGGACAAGGGGTTGCCAGAGGAATTTATGCGTCGCCATCCAGAAAAGGCCCTGCGTATTCCTATGAACGATCAGCATGTCCGCAGCCTCAATGTCTCCAATGCGGTCTGCATGATTGTCTATGAAGCCCTGCGTCAGCAGAATTTTGCTGGCTTAGATTTGGTACATGAGTATGAAGCGGACAAGCTGAAGTAG
- a CDS encoding rRNA pseudouridine synthase, whose amino-acid sequence MRINKYIAQAGIASRRKAEELIKQGKVSINGQVVRELATNVKSGDRVEVEGQPIYNEEKVYYLLNKPRGVISSVSDDKGRKTVVELLPKVKERIYPVGRLDWDTSGILILTNDGDFTDEMIHPRNEIDKVYVARVKGLANKEVLRPLTRGVEIEGRKTKPAVYEIIKVDPAKNRSVVQLTIHEGRNHQVKKMFQAVGLQVDKLSRTRFGHLDLTGLKPGEYRKLSKKEVSQLHTLAVTKTKK is encoded by the coding sequence ATGAGAATCAATAAATACATCGCTCAAGCTGGGATAGCCAGCCGCCGTAAGGCAGAAGAGCTCATCAAGCAAGGGAAGGTCAGTATAAACGGCCAAGTGGTACGTGAGCTGGCGACGAACGTTAAGTCTGGCGATCGTGTGGAAGTAGAAGGCCAACCTATCTACAACGAAGAGAAGGTTTATTACCTCCTCAATAAGCCGCGCGGGGTCATTTCCTCTGTCAGTGACGACAAGGGTCGTAAGACGGTCGTGGAGCTCTTGCCTAAGGTCAAGGAGCGGATTTATCCGGTCGGTCGTTTGGACTGGGATACTTCTGGCATTCTCATTCTGACCAATGATGGAGACTTTACCGACGAGATGATTCATCCCCGCAATGAGATTGATAAGGTCTATGTGGCGCGTGTCAAAGGATTGGCCAATAAAGAAGTTCTTCGTCCTCTGACTCGAGGTGTTGAGATTGAAGGACGCAAAACTAAGCCAGCGGTTTATGAGATTATCAAGGTTGATCCGGCGAAAAATCGCTCGGTCGTTCAGCTGACCATCCACGAAGGCCGTAACCATCAGGTCAAGAAGATGTTCCAAGCGGTCGGATTGCAAGTAGATAAGCTTTCACGGACTCGCTTTGGTCATTTGGACTTAACTGGCCTTAAGCCTGGTGAGTATCGTAAGCTCAGTAAGAAAGAAGTCAGCCAGCTGCATACACTGGCTGTAACCAAGACCAAGAAATGA
- a CDS encoding ECF transporter S component, protein MTNTRKLAIVAVLSALSFLLMLYEIPLITEFLKLDFSIIPILLALVVLDFKSSMAVLLIRSVLKLALNNHGIGTLIGLPMNILAVAVFVSAFALLWKKRKGLTSYVKASLAATLGLTITMIVLNVIYAVPLYARFAGFDINKAFGLSKYLLTMIVPFNLLEGVIWAVVFWLIYKLLQPVLKRYEK, encoded by the coding sequence ATGACAAATACTCGTAAGTTGGCGATTGTAGCAGTTTTATCTGCTCTATCATTTCTACTCATGCTTTATGAGATTCCCTTGATAACCGAGTTTCTAAAGTTGGATTTTTCAATTATTCCGATTTTACTGGCTTTGGTGGTCTTGGATTTCAAAAGCTCTATGGCAGTTCTCTTGATTCGCTCTGTCTTAAAGCTAGCTTTGAATAATCATGGTATAGGCACTCTTATCGGTCTCCCCATGAATATATTGGCAGTAGCTGTATTTGTTTCTGCTTTTGCACTCTTATGGAAAAAAAGGAAGGGATTAACTAGCTATGTGAAGGCCTCCTTGGCAGCAACGCTTGGTCTTACGATCACTATGATCGTTTTAAATGTCATCTATGCAGTGCCTCTCTATGCGAGGTTTGCTGGTTTTGATATTAATAAAGCATTTGGTCTTTCCAAGTACCTGCTGACCATGATTGTCCCTTTTAACCTATTAGAAGGAGTAATCTGGGCTGTCGTCTTTTGGCTAATTTACAAACTCTTGCAGCCCGTTCTAAAACGCTATGAAAAATAA
- the trkA gene encoding Trk system potassium transporter TrkA encodes MKIIVVGGGKVGTALCRSLVAEKHDVILIEQDEAVLNQITKRYDIIGISGNGANFKILEQADVSHCDIFISMTEHDEVNMVSAVLAKRMGAKETIVRVRNPEYSNPYFKEKNILGFSLVVNPELLTARYIANIIDFPNALSVEHFANGRVALMEFKLKEDSNLCQMNISQFRKKFGNIIVCAIERKGHLEIPDGDFTLEAGDKIYVTGNRLDIVQFHNMVRPRVVKSLMIIGAGKIAYYLLNILKNSKIELKIIESNRERANFFSQEFPDLYVVHGDGTAKDILLEERANNFDAIATLTGVDEENIITSMFLNNLGVQKNITKINRTSLLEIIDNQDFASIVTPKGIAVDTIMHFIRGRYNAQFSNLEALHHVANGQIETLQFQIKEENKMTGIPLSQLHLKKDVLIAAIIRQGKAIFPTGDDDLQVGDKIIVTTLLQNITQIYDLLAR; translated from the coding sequence ATGAAAATTATCGTTGTTGGCGGCGGGAAGGTCGGAACGGCCCTCTGTCGCTCCTTAGTGGCTGAAAAACATGATGTTATCCTGATTGAGCAGGATGAGGCTGTTCTCAACCAGATTACCAAACGCTATGATATTATCGGTATTTCTGGCAATGGAGCCAACTTCAAAATCCTAGAGCAGGCGGATGTTAGCCACTGTGACATTTTCATCTCTATGACCGAGCATGATGAGGTCAACATGGTTTCAGCGGTTCTAGCAAAGCGGATGGGGGCTAAGGAAACTATCGTCCGAGTGCGCAATCCTGAGTATTCCAACCCTTACTTTAAGGAGAAGAACATCCTGGGCTTCTCGCTGGTGGTCAATCCTGAGCTCCTAACTGCTCGCTATATTGCTAACATCATTGACTTTCCTAATGCCCTGTCAGTAGAGCATTTTGCCAATGGGCGGGTGGCACTGATGGAGTTCAAACTCAAGGAAGACAGCAATCTCTGCCAGATGAATATTTCCCAGTTCCGTAAGAAATTTGGAAATATCATTGTCTGTGCTATTGAGAGAAAAGGGCACTTGGAAATTCCTGATGGCGACTTCACTTTGGAGGCCGGGGACAAGATCTATGTAACAGGTAACCGCCTAGACATCGTTCAATTCCACAATATGGTACGCCCTAGAGTGGTTAAGAGCTTGATGATTATCGGGGCAGGCAAGATTGCTTATTACCTGCTCAATATTCTCAAAAACAGTAAAATCGAGCTCAAAATCATTGAATCCAACCGTGAGCGAGCAAACTTTTTCAGTCAGGAATTTCCTGATCTCTATGTCGTCCATGGTGATGGTACTGCCAAGGACATCCTGCTGGAGGAACGCGCTAATAACTTTGATGCCATCGCTACCCTGACCGGTGTGGATGAGGAAAATATCATCACTTCCATGTTCCTTAATAATCTAGGTGTACAGAAAAACATCACCAAGATTAACCGGACTAGTTTGTTGGAAATCATTGATAACCAAGATTTTGCCAGCATCGTGACGCCTAAAGGTATCGCTGTTGATACCATTATGCACTTTATCCGCGGTCGCTACAATGCTCAATTCTCTAACCTAGAAGCTCTGCACCATGTAGCCAATGGCCAAATTGAGACCCTGCAATTCCAAATCAAGGAAGAAAACAAAATGACTGGTATTCCTCTGTCTCAGCTTCATCTGAAGAAAGATGTCCTGATTGCGGCCATTATCCGTCAAGGCAAAGCCATCTTCCCTACCGGTGATGACGACCTGCAAGTCGGAGATAAGATTATCGTTACCACTCTGCTGCAAAATATCACGCAGATTTACGATCTGTTAGCGAGGTAA
- a CDS encoding phosphatase PAP2 family protein — translation MKNKQSYLTKGTFALLLFVILGYMVKFYPDQLTNFDTPIQTWLRGDLPAALTTFFKLVTRMIDPMGIIIWVSALVLFFLYKKWKLEAALLAGNLVLHGILIKLIKLVYHRNRPSLSHLVEESGYSFPSGHSMAAAIVLGTLIIIAQQRIQNQKIKRLVQGLLLVYIFTVMASRVYLGVHYPTDVIGGALLGFAILNIEFPFYDKLRFQWRFKGKQK, via the coding sequence ATGAAAAATAAACAATCATATCTAACAAAGGGTACTTTTGCCCTTTTACTTTTCGTTATACTCGGTTATATGGTCAAATTTTATCCTGACCAGCTGACTAATTTTGATACCCCGATTCAGACCTGGTTGCGGGGTGATTTACCTGCAGCTTTGACGACATTTTTCAAACTAGTGACCCGTATGATTGATCCGATGGGGATTATCATCTGGGTTTCAGCTCTTGTCCTGTTTTTCCTTTATAAAAAATGGAAGCTAGAAGCTGCCTTGCTAGCGGGAAATCTGGTCTTACATGGGATTTTGATTAAGCTGATTAAACTCGTTTACCACAGAAACCGACCGAGTCTTTCGCATTTGGTCGAAGAGAGTGGTTATTCTTTCCCGAGCGGACATTCCATGGCGGCAGCCATTGTTCTAGGGACCTTGATTATTATCGCTCAGCAACGGATTCAAAACCAAAAAATCAAGCGCTTGGTACAAGGCCTGCTTCTGGTCTATATCTTCACTGTTATGGCATCCAGAGTCTATCTGGGCGTGCACTATCCGACAGATGTTATCGGAGGGGCCTTGCTGGGCTTTGCTATTCTCAATATCGAATTTCCCTTTTATGACAAGCTGCGCTTTCAGTGGCGTTTCAAGGGAAAGCAGAAATAA
- a CDS encoding methyltransferase domain-containing protein — MLRPLQMAHAFLAEVVTKEDVAVDATMGNGHDTLFLAKLAKQVYAFDIQEQAVEKTRQRLAEAGLDNAQLILAGHETLDQYTDHFKAAIFNLGYLPSADKSVITRPTTTLEALEKVCRGLEKGGRAAIMIYYGHEGGEVEKDAVLDFVSQLPQQDFTVALYKTINQINNPPFLVMIEKLREVLG, encoded by the coding sequence ATGTTAAGACCCTTACAGATGGCCCATGCCTTTTTGGCAGAAGTCGTGACCAAGGAAGATGTCGCTGTGGACGCTACCATGGGCAATGGACATGACACCCTCTTTCTGGCTAAGTTGGCCAAGCAAGTCTATGCTTTTGACATTCAGGAGCAGGCTGTGGAAAAGACCCGCCAGCGCTTGGCAGAAGCTGGCTTGGACAATGCCCAGCTAATCTTGGCCGGGCACGAGACCTTGGACCAGTACACAGATCATTTCAAGGCCGCTATTTTTAATCTGGGCTACCTTCCTTCAGCGGACAAGTCTGTCATTACCCGACCCACTACGACGCTGGAAGCTCTGGAAAAGGTCTGCCGGGGATTAGAAAAAGGGGGCCGAGCAGCTATCATGATTTACTATGGGCATGAAGGCGGCGAAGTTGAAAAAGATGCGGTGCTAGACTTCGTCAGTCAGCTGCCCCAGCAGGACTTCACCGTTGCCCTCTACAAGACCATCAACCAGATTAACAACCCGCCTTTCTTGGTCATGATTGAGAAATTGAGAGAAGTGCTTGGCTAA
- a CDS encoding cysteine methyltransferase, translating to MSNLNQEIIDAVLVVVDSIPSGCVATYGQIARLIGRPKNARLVGKILSQSELYGSKHPCHRVVNAAGRLAPGWEDQRHLLWAEGVDLKANGCVDLKVYLWER from the coding sequence ATGTCCAATTTGAATCAAGAAATCATAGATGCTGTTTTGGTAGTAGTAGATAGCATTCCCTCTGGGTGCGTGGCAACCTATGGTCAGATTGCTCGTTTGATTGGACGGCCTAAAAACGCCCGCTTGGTGGGAAAGATTCTCAGTCAATCGGAACTTTATGGCAGCAAGCATCCTTGCCATCGGGTAGTCAATGCAGCAGGGCGCCTCGCACCTGGCTGGGAAGACCAGAGACACTTGCTCTGGGCGGAGGGAGTGGACTTGAAGGCTAATGGCTGTGTGGATTTGAAAGTCTATTTGTGGGAACGGTGA
- a CDS encoding TIGR01212 family radical SAM protein yields MKGMKSYNSLNDYYRKLFGEKTFKVPIDAGFDCPNRDGTVAHGGCTFCTVSGSGDAIVAPDAPIREQFYKEIDFMHRKWPDVRKYLVYFQNFTNTHEKLEVIRERYEQAINEPGVVGLNIGTRPDCLPDETIAYLADLSERMHVTVELGLQTTYEETSDLINRAHSYELYVETVQRVRRLAPKAEIVSHLINGLPGETHEMMLENVRRCVTDNDIQGIKLHLLHLMTNTRMQRDYHEGRLQLLSQEEYVSIICDQLEIIPEHIVIHRITGDAPRDMLIGPMWSLNKWEVLNAIETEMRRRGSKQGCKAKEQRFVC; encoded by the coding sequence ATGAAAGGTATGAAATCTTACAATTCTTTGAATGATTATTATCGAAAACTTTTTGGAGAAAAGACTTTTAAGGTGCCTATTGATGCGGGTTTTGACTGTCCCAATCGGGATGGTACGGTAGCGCATGGAGGCTGTACTTTCTGTACCGTTTCGGGTTCTGGCGATGCCATTGTGGCGCCTGATGCGCCCATTCGCGAGCAATTCTATAAGGAAATTGACTTTATGCACCGCAAGTGGCCAGATGTTCGCAAGTATCTGGTCTATTTCCAGAACTTCACCAATACCCATGAGAAGCTTGAAGTAATCCGTGAACGCTATGAGCAGGCTATTAACGAGCCAGGGGTCGTTGGACTCAATATCGGGACTCGGCCCGACTGTTTGCCTGATGAGACCATCGCCTACTTGGCTGACCTGTCCGAGCGCATGCATGTGACTGTGGAGCTGGGCCTTCAGACTACCTATGAGGAAACCTCGGACCTCATCAATCGTGCCCATTCTTATGAGCTCTATGTGGAGACGGTCCAGCGAGTCCGTAGGCTAGCTCCCAAGGCGGAGATTGTCTCTCACTTGATTAACGGACTGCCGGGTGAGACACATGAGATGATGCTAGAGAATGTCCGCCGCTGTGTGACGGACAATGATATTCAGGGGATTAAGCTCCACTTGCTTCACTTGATGACCAATACCCGCATGCAGCGGGATTACCATGAGGGGCGATTGCAGCTGCTCAGTCAGGAGGAGTATGTCTCCATCATCTGCGACCAGTTGGAGATTATCCCTGAGCATATCGTCATCCACCGTATCACGGGCGATGCTCCGCGGGATATGTTGATTGGCCCCATGTGGAGCCTCAATAAATGGGAAGTTCTTAATGCCATTGAGACAGAAATGCGCCGTCGTGGCAGCAAACAAGGCTGTAAAGCAAAGGAGCAGAGATTCGTATGTTAA